The Maridesulfovibrio hydrothermalis AM13 = DSM 14728 DNA window TGTCGCGCAGGGTTTCTTCCCGCTGGCGAAACTCAGTGATTGTACTTTCGCGTCGTCCGACCTTTTTCATGAGCTGCTTTTTTTCGTCGGCAGTTGTACCGAGAACATCTGCAAGCTCAATCATCAGTTGATCAACTTCACTTTTCGAGTACCCGAATAATGATTTGGAGAACTTTTTATTGAGTAAGTCGATCTTTGAAAGACTCATACCCACCTCCGTGATTTACATACCATAAACAAGTCGTGCAAAACCACGTACCAGAACATTATTAAGTATCTGAATAATGACGAGTACGACAATAGGTGAAAGGTCAATTCCACTAATGTTTACAAAAGGAAGATACTGCCTGACTTTGGCAAAAACTGGTTCAGTAGCACCGCGTAAAAAACGTACAATGGGATTATAGGGATCAGGGT harbors:
- a CDS encoding YggT family protein; its protein translation is MDIILGSLVDVISTLLSLYMWVVIISALITWVNPDPYNPIVRFLRGATEPVFAKVRQYLPFVNISGIDLSPIVVLVIIQILNNVLVRGFARLVYGM